One Brassica oleracea var. oleracea cultivar TO1000 chromosome C7, BOL, whole genome shotgun sequence genomic window carries:
- the LOC106306023 gene encoding B3 domain-containing protein At5g25470-like, producing MSGKSVYNLLQDNVSKPRFCKSLSTGETWSSKSMRIIPEEFVRSAPVAFEHRVVFSVRWGNSWQLWLQRDKNGLFMEEEDWDEFVSDNFLGPNDVLLFIHVDTMFIEVQIYKQDSYHLKEITSAPLQTDPQAEVVTPLPQTSPPETPAPAPASTSGARQADALVNNPEQYLSNPSNPFFVKKLGKKIDVLYVSHLVTERYGLQFGPHNSPMFYILPNEKIEANTKIYGGCACFNGWAAICRKYKLKQGDAVVCELERSGGVVTAVRLHFPNE from the exons ATGTCGGGCAAGAGTGTTTATAATTTGCTTCAGGATAATGTGAGCAAGCCTCGCTTCTGCAAGTCTTTGTCTACGGGAGAAACTTGGAGTTCTAAATCCATG AGGATTATCCCGGAAGAGTTCGTGAGAAGCGCACCCGTAGCTTTTGAACACAGAGTGGTGTTCAGTGTTCGTTGGGGAAATTCCTGGCAGCTCTGGCTCCAGAGAGACAAGAACGGTCTGTTTATGGAAGAAGAAGACTGGGATGAGTTTGTGAGTGATAACTTCTTAGGACCAAACGATGTCTTGCTCTTCATACACGTAGACACTATGTTCATTGAAGTGCAAATCTACAAACAAGATTCGTACCACTTGAAAGAGATCACTTCAGCACCTCTCCAAACTGATCCCCAAGCTGAAGTGGTTACCCCGTTGCCCCAGACTTCTCCACCAGAAACCCCTGCCCCTGCCCCTGCATCTA CAAGTGGAGCGAGACAGGCCGATGCTCTTGTCAACAATCCTGAGCAGTACCTCTCAAATCCGAGTAACCCTTTCTTTGTGAAGAAGCTGGGTAAAAAGATCGATGTTCTG TATGTGAGCCATCTGGTGACTGAGAGGTATGGCTTGCAGTTTGGTCCACACAATTCCCCCATGTTTTACATTCTTCCCAACGAAAAAATCGAGGCAAACACTAAGATCTACGGAGGGTGTGCTTGTTTCAATGGCTGGGCTGCTATATGTCGAAAGTACAAGCTGAAGCAAGGAGACGCTGTTGTTTGTGAGCTTGAGCGCTCAGGAGGCGTGGTTACGGCTGTCAGATTGCATTTCCCCAACGAATAA